From Psychrobacillus sp. FSL K6-2836, a single genomic window includes:
- a CDS encoding catalase, with protein MAEEQTNYDTNVENEDTLTNRQGHPVTNNQHMRTVGNRGPATLENYDFIEKISHFDRERVPERVVHARGAGAHGYFEAYGAVGDEKVSKYTRAKLFQEKGKKTPVFVRFSSVIHGGHSPETLRDPRGFAVKFYTEDGNWDLVGNNLKIFFIRDAIKFPDMIHAFKPDPVTNIQDSERFFDFCASSPESFHMVTFVYSPWGIPANYRMMQGSGVNTYKWVNSEGKAVLVKYHWEPKQGIRNLTQKEAEEIQAKNFNHATQDLYDAIEKGDFPEWELLVQTMSDDDHPELDFDPLDDTKLWPEDLFPWKAVGKMVLDRNPEDYFTEVEQAAFGTGVLVDGLDFSDDKMLQGRTFSYSDTQRHRVGANYLQLPINAPKKRVATNQSGGQMAYRLDRGPFQNPHINYEPSILDGLKEATQTGKEYTPLIKGNLVRESIERQSNTKQAGETYRQFEQWEKTELIANLVNDLSACDPRIQERMIALAEEADEDYGRHLREGLAHAKNNGSSQKPLGNKDGDKAPEKAVNKGHEAEPY; from the coding sequence GTGGCAGAAGAACAAACAAACTACGATACAAATGTGGAAAATGAGGATACGCTCACGAATAGACAGGGACATCCCGTAACGAATAATCAGCATATGAGAACGGTTGGAAACAGAGGGCCGGCTACTTTAGAAAACTATGATTTCATTGAAAAAATTAGTCACTTTGACAGAGAACGAGTACCAGAGCGCGTCGTACATGCACGTGGTGCAGGTGCGCATGGTTATTTCGAAGCGTATGGTGCTGTTGGGGATGAGAAAGTATCTAAATATACTCGAGCTAAATTATTTCAGGAGAAGGGGAAGAAAACGCCTGTATTTGTTCGCTTTTCTTCCGTTATTCACGGAGGACATTCTCCCGAAACATTGCGTGATCCACGTGGATTTGCAGTGAAGTTTTATACAGAGGATGGAAACTGGGATTTAGTAGGGAATAATTTGAAGATATTCTTTATTCGTGATGCGATAAAGTTCCCAGATATGATTCATGCCTTTAAGCCAGATCCCGTAACGAATATTCAGGATTCTGAGCGCTTTTTTGATTTTTGTGCTAGTTCTCCTGAGTCCTTCCATATGGTGACTTTCGTATATTCTCCATGGGGGATTCCAGCAAACTATCGAATGATGCAAGGTTCTGGTGTGAATACGTACAAATGGGTAAATAGCGAAGGGAAAGCAGTTCTCGTGAAGTATCACTGGGAGCCGAAGCAAGGTATTCGTAACTTAACTCAAAAGGAAGCAGAGGAAATACAAGCGAAAAACTTTAATCATGCCACGCAAGATTTATATGATGCGATTGAAAAGGGAGATTTCCCCGAATGGGAGCTGCTAGTTCAAACGATGAGTGATGATGATCATCCAGAGCTCGATTTTGACCCATTAGATGATACGAAGCTTTGGCCAGAAGATTTATTCCCATGGAAGGCCGTGGGAAAAATGGTGTTAGATCGAAACCCTGAAGATTACTTTACAGAAGTGGAGCAGGCAGCATTTGGAACGGGCGTGCTCGTAGATGGATTGGACTTTTCAGACGATAAAATGCTGCAAGGTCGTACATTTTCGTATTCTGATACACAGCGACATCGTGTTGGAGCGAACTATTTACAGCTACCGATCAATGCGCCGAAAAAAAGAGTAGCAACCAATCAAAGTGGCGGACAAATGGCATACCGATTAGATAGAGGACCTTTCCAAAATCCACATATAAATTACGAACCGTCTATATTAGACGGCTTAAAGGAAGCAACTCAGACAGGTAAAGAGTACACTCCATTGATAAAAGGAAACTTAGTTCGAGAGTCTATCGAGCGTCAAAGTAATACAAAGCAAGCAGGAGAAACCTATCGGCAATTTGAGCAATGGGAAAAAACAGAGCTTATCGCTAATCTTGTTAATGACCTCTCTGCATGTGATCCACGAATTCAAGAAAGGATGATCGCTCTAGCGGAGGAAGCAGATGAAGACTATGGTCGACATTTAAGAGAAGGACTTGCTCATGCTAAAAATAATGGCTCCTCTCAAAAACCGTTGGGGAACAAAGACGGAGATAAAGCACCAGAAAAGGCAGTCAATAAAGGCCATGAAGCAGAACCATATTAA
- a CDS encoding gluconate 2-dehydrogenase subunit 3 family protein → MSKQEKNNPILDNRSSRRTFIKNSGLTVGGLVLGGALGTLVGGKTETTSHTKTSGATHTAIDYSDTRQFFVRQKDFDALSTAAELIYPEDEHGPGAITLGAPYFIDKQLASPWGISTDDYRKGPFQPGEVPLDKAEIMLQGVRKLNEVSEKEHEGTVFKDLTEEQQIAILTSFQAGEVEMDLVNSAAFFALLRTLTLQGCFSDPLYGGNKNMAGWKMKEFPGAQMSYTSYLEEEEFVLIEPISLGGHKHS, encoded by the coding sequence ATGTCAAAGCAGGAAAAAAATAATCCTATTTTAGATAATCGTTCATCTAGACGTACATTTATCAAAAATTCTGGGTTAACTGTTGGTGGTCTTGTTTTAGGAGGAGCCCTCGGTACTTTAGTTGGTGGAAAAACAGAAACAACTAGTCATACGAAAACAAGTGGAGCTACTCATACTGCAATCGATTATAGTGATACACGTCAGTTTTTTGTACGTCAAAAAGATTTTGATGCACTTAGCACAGCAGCTGAACTTATTTATCCAGAGGATGAGCATGGACCAGGGGCTATAACTCTAGGAGCACCTTATTTTATTGATAAACAACTAGCTAGCCCTTGGGGTATCAGTACGGATGATTATAGAAAAGGTCCTTTCCAACCAGGGGAAGTCCCACTCGACAAAGCCGAAATTATGCTACAGGGGGTTCGCAAGCTAAATGAGGTTTCGGAAAAAGAGCATGAAGGCACGGTCTTTAAAGATTTAACCGAAGAGCAACAAATTGCCATCCTTACTTCTTTCCAAGCAGGAGAAGTCGAAATGGATTTAGTAAATTCAGCAGCATTCTTTGCATTACTTAGAACCCTTACTTTGCAAGGTTGCTTCTCAGATCCACTTTACGGGGGAAATAAAAACATGGCCGGTTGGAAAATGAAAGAATTCCCAGGAGCTCAAATGTCTTATACATCCTATTTAGAAGAAGAGGAATTTGTATTAATAGAGCCAATCAGTTTAGGCGGACACAAACATTCATAA